A DNA window from Centroberyx gerrardi isolate f3 chromosome 5, fCenGer3.hap1.cur.20231027, whole genome shotgun sequence contains the following coding sequences:
- the LOC139927349 gene encoding leucine-rich repeat neuronal protein 1-like codes for MALSSLPWPPLTWLCAGLLLPLLSPVHGKECPRLCVCEVRPWFTPQSTYREASTVDCNDLRLTHIPTNLSIDTQVLLLQSNTISHTSGELEALFNLTELDLSQNNFSSVEAVGLTNMNQLTTLHLEENQISQLPDHCLRDLSNLQELYINHNQISSISPGAFAGLHSLLRLHLNSNRLRVIDSRWFEATPNLEILMIGENPVIGLLDMNFKPLGSLRSLVLAGMDLTDVPGNALVGLDSLESISFYDNKLVRIPQLALQKVPNLKFLDLNKNPVHKIQEGDFRNMLRLKELGINNMMELVSIDRYALDNLPELTKLEATNNPKLSYVHRLAFRDMPSLESLMLNNNALNALYQRTVEVLPNLREISLHSNPLRCDCVIQWMSSNRTTVRFMEPLAMLCASPPELRGQRVRELRLLESPEQCLPLISHDTFPSHLSLELGMSVSLDCRAMAEPEPEIYWVSPLGTKITLDTVSERYHLSSEGTLRLSHVQVEDSGRYTCVAQNTEGADTRVTTIRVNGTLLDSAQVMKIYVKQTESHSILVSWKVNSNVMTSNLKWASATMKIDNPHITYTARVPVDVHEYNLTHLQPATEYEVCLTVSNIHLQTHKSCVNVTTRSATFALDVSDQHPSAAVLAVMATMLAFLSLATVGVYMARRWKRKNYHHSLKKYMQKTSSIPLNELYPPLINLWEADGEKDKDGSTEGKPSPVDTTRSYYMW; via the coding sequence atGGCACTCAGCTCCCTCCCTTGGCCTCCACTAACCTGGTTGTGTGCAGGGTTGCTGCTGCCCCTTCTGTCCCCGGTACATGGCAAAGAATGTCCTCGGTTGTGTGTATGCGAGGTCCGCCCTTGGTTCACCCCCCAGTCCACCTACAGGGAGGCCTCTACCGTGGACTGTAATGACTTGAGGCTCACGCACATCCCTACCAACTTGTCCATAGATACCCAGGTGTTGCTGCTGCAAAGTAACACCATCTCTCACACCAGTGGAGAGCTAGAGGCCCTGTTCAACCTGACAGAGCTGGACCTGTCCCAGAACAACTTCAGCAGTGTGGAAGCCGTGGGCCTCACCAACATGAACCAGCTGACCACCCTGCACCTAGAGGAGAACCAGATCAGCCAGCTGCCAGACCACTGCCTGCGGGACCTCTCCAACCTCCAGGAGCTCTACATCAACCACAACCAGATTAGTTCCATCTCTCCTGGGGCATTTGCAGGCCTGCACAGCTTGCTGCGCCTCCATCTCAACTCAAACAGGCTCCGTGTCATAGACAGTCGCTGGTTTGAAGCAACACCTAACCTTGAGATCCTCATGATCGGGGAGAACCCAGTCATTGGCCTCCTAGACATGAACTTTAAGCCTCTAGGGAGTCTGAGGAGTCTGGTTCTGGCTGGCATGGACCTCACTGATGTTCCAGGGAATGCACTGGTAGGCTTGGATAGCCTGGAAAGCATTTCTTTCTATGACAACAAACTGGTCAGAATCCCCCAGCTGGCCCTGCAGAAAGTTCCCAATCTGAAATTTCTGGATTTGAACAAAAATCCTGTTCACAAAATCCAGGAAGGAGACTTCAGGAACATGTTGCGTCTGAAGGAGCTGGGCATCAACAATATGATGGAGTTAGTGTCTATTGACCGCTATGCCCTGGACAACCTACCAGAACTCACAAAGCTGGAGGCCACCAACAACCCTAAGCTGTCCTATGTCCATAGGCTGGCCTTTAGGGACATGCCCTCCCTGGAGAGCCTGATGCTCAACAACAACGCACTCAATGCCCTCTACCAGCGCACTGTGGAGGTGTTGCCTAACCTGCGGGAGATCAGTCTGCACAGCAACCCACTGCGCTGTGACTGTGTCATTCAGTGGATGAGTTCCAACAGGACCACAGTACGCTTTATGGAGCCCCTGGCCATGCTGTGTGCCTCCCCACCAGAACTCAGAGGCCAGCGTGTCAGAGAGCTAAGGCTGCTGGAGTCCCCAGAGCAGTGCCTCCCCCTCATATCCCACGACACCTTCCCCAGCCACTTGAGCCTGGAGCTGGGCATGAGCGTCAGTCTGGACTGCCGGGCTATGGCTGAGCCCGAGCCTGAGATCTACTGGGTGTCTCCTCTTGGAACCAAAATCACTTTAGACACTGTGTCAGAGCGTTACCACCTGAGCAGTGAGGGGACCCTGCGGCTGTCCCATGTACAGGTGGAAGATTCTGGTCGTTACACCTGCGTGGCCCAGAACACAGAGGGGGCTGACACACGGGTCACCACCATCCGTGTGAACGGGACCCTGCTCGACAGCGCCCAGGTGATGAAAATCTATGTCAAGCAGACCGAGTCCCACTCTATCCTGGTCTCCTGGAAGGTCAATTCCAACGTCATGACCTCAAATCTGAAGTGGGCCTCAGCCACCATGAAGATAGACAACCCCCACATCACCTATACAGCACGTGTCCCTGTAGATGTTCACGAGTACAACCTCACACACCTTCAACCTGCCACTGAGTATGAGGTATGCCTCACTGTCTCTAACAtccacctgcagacacacaagtCCTGTGTTAATGTAACAACGCGTAGTGCTACCTTTGCCTTGGATGTGTCAGACCAGCACCCCAGTGCTGCTGTGCTGGCTGTCATGGCTACCATGCTGGCCTTCCTCAGCCTGGCCACAGTCGGGGTCTATATGGCCCGCAGATGGAAGAGAAAGAACTATCACCACTCCCTGAAGAAGTATATGCAGAAgacctcctccatccccctgAACGAGCTTTACCCTCCGCTCATCAACCTGTGGGAGGCCGACGGTGAGAAGGACAAAGATGGCAGCACAGAGGGAAAGCCCTCTCCTGTTGACACCACACGTAGCTACTACATGTGGTGA
- the sumf1 gene encoding formylglycine-generating enzyme has translation MVRCFALFVILICQCAVLCLQSSGGAESDSAVPSEAAGCGCQNLKRPAAVDTEEGGGTASVNPAEKYSRSSNESPTEVQGDERESKSQMVLISGGEFLMGTDNPGIPPDGEGPQRPVHLDSFYMDIQEVSNRQFHSFINATGYITEAERFGDSFVFEGVLSETVKSQISQAVAAAPWWLPVKGANWRHPEGPDSNITDRLDHPVLHVSWADAVAYCSWAQKRLPTEAEWEFACRGGLKDRLFPWGNKLNPKEQHYANLWQGDFPTHNSAEDGYTKTSPVMSFPANGFGLYDMVGNAWEWTSDWWTVHHPTDRQHNPKGPPSGTDRVKKGGSYMCHKSYCYRYRCAARSQNTPDSSASNLGFRCVSQEQR, from the exons ATGGTGCGTTGTTTTGCACTGTTTGTTATCTTGATCTGTCAGTGCGCTGTGTTATGTCTTCAGAGCTCAGGTGGGGCTGAGTCGGACAGCGCCGTGCCGTCGGAGGCAGCGGGCTGCGGCTGTCAGAACCTGAAGAGACCCGCCGCTGTGGACACCGAGGAGGGCGGCGGGACCGCATCCGTCAACCCAGCTGAGAAATACTCCAGAAGCTCGAATGAGAGCCCGACTGAAGTCcagggagatgagagggaatCAAAGAGTCAG ATGGTGCTGATTTCTGGAGGAGAGTTCCTGATGGGAACAGACAACCCAGGCATCCCTCCAGATGGTGAGGGACCTCAGAGGCCGGTGCACCTGGACTCCTTCTACATGGACATCCAGGAAGTCAGCAACCGGCAGTTCCACAGCTTCATCAATGCCACAGGCTATATTACTGAG GCCGAGAGATTTGGAGACTCATTTGTATTTGAGGGAGTTTTGAGCGAGACAGTCAAAAGCCAAATCTCCCAAGCG GTGGCTGCTGCCCCCTGGTGGCTGCCGGTCAAAGGGGCAAACTGGAGGCACCCCGAGGGTCCAGACTCCAACATCACAGACAG GCTGGACCATCCTGTTCTACACGTGTCCTGGGCGGATGCTGTTGCCTACTGCTCCTGGGCCCAGAAGAGACTTCCCACAGAGGCAGAGTGGGAGTTTGCCTGCAGGGGCGGCCTGAAAGACAG ACTGTTTCCCTGGGGAAACAAGCTGAATCCAAAGGAACAGCACTATGCCAACCTCTGGCAGGGAGACTTCCCCACACACAATTCTGCAGAGGATGGATACACCAAAACCTCACcg GTGATGTCCTTTCCTGCCAATGGCTTTGGCCTGTATGACATGGTGGGGAACGCATGGGAATGGACCTCGGACTGGTGGACTGTGCATCACCCCACAGACCGGCAACACAACCCA AAGGGTCCTCCTTCAGGCACTGACAGGGTGAAGAAGGGAGGGTCTTACATGTGTCACAAG tctTACTGTTACAGATACAGATGTGCGGCGCGAAGCCAGAACACTCCTGACAGCTCGGCCTCAAACCTCGGGTTTCGCTGTGTCTCTCAGGAGCAGCGGTGA